One region of Acanthopagrus latus isolate v.2019 chromosome 24, fAcaLat1.1, whole genome shotgun sequence genomic DNA includes:
- the LOC119015567 gene encoding vang-like protein 1 isoform X4 codes for MLSAVSTKDDNWGETTTAVTGTSEHSLSQEDIVRITKDLEDSVGLDCRRYFTLTLAVILGLLVFLTPLAFLVLPHLLWPEKLQSCGTACEGLFISVAFKLLILLLAVWALFFRPPRAGLPRVFVFRALLAVLVLLFVVSYWLFYGVRILDSQDENYQGIVQYAVSLVDALLFIHYLAIVLLELRQLQPCFSVCVTRSTDGEIRHYNLGQLSIQRAALAILEHYYCDFPVHNPALLSASKSRAAKHLAGLKVYNVDGEFPAAPAEGPGNNAAAGLAHSQSRAMIAAAARRRDTSHNELYYEEAEHERRVRKRKARLVVAVEEAFTHIKRLQEEEQKKAPGDVMDPREAAQAIFPSMARALQKYLRTTKQQHCHSMESIQQHLAFCITNNMTPKAFLESYLAPGPTLQYSRDHWLARQWTLISEASVTSGLKDGSIFLLKCVDFSLVVTTKKIPYIQMSEEYIDPKSHKFVLRLQSETSV; via the exons GATGACAACTGGGGCGAGACCACCACGGCCGTCACGGGCACGTCAGAGCACAGCCTCTCCCAGGAGGACATCGTCCGCATCACCAAGGACCTCGAGGACAGCGTCGGGCTCGACTGCCGCCGTTACTTCACCCTGACCTTGGCCGTGATCCTGGGCCTGCTAGTGTTCCTGACGCCGCTGGCCTTCCTGGTGCTGCCCCACCTCCTCTGGCCGGAGAAGCTGCAGAGCTGCGGCACGGCCTGCGAGGGCCTCTTCATCTCCGTGGCCTTCAAGCtgctcatcctgctgctggCCGTCTGGGCGCTCTTCTTCAGGCCGCCGCGGGCCGGCCTCCCCCGGGTGTTTGTGTTCCGGGCCCTGCTCGCCGTGCTGGTGCTGCTCTTCGTAGTCTCCTATTGGTTGTTCTATGGAGTCAGAATACTCGATTCACAG GACGAGAACTACCAGGGCATCGTGCAGTACGCAGTATCCCTGGTGGACGCTCTGCTCTTCATCCACTACCTGGCCATCGTGCTACTGGAGCTCCGGCAGCTCCAGCCGTGcttctcagtgtgtgtcacGCGCTCCACGGACGGCGAGATTAGGCACTACAACCTGGGGCAGCTCAG catTCAGCGAGCAGCTCTGGCCATCTTGGAGCACTACTACTGCGACTTCCCAGTCCACAACCCAGCGCTGCTTTCCGCCTCCAAGTCCCGCGCAGCCAAGCACCTGGCCGGCCTCAAGGTTTACAACGTGGATGGTGAGTTCCCAGCAGCCCCCGCTGAGG GTCCGGGGAACAACGCTGCAGCAGGTCTGGCCCACTCCCAGTCCAGAGCCATGATCGCAGCCGCCGCCCGCCGCAGAGACACCAGCCACAACGAGCTGTACTACGAGGAGGCCGAGCACGAGCGGCGCGTTCGCAAGCGCAAAGCACG ACTGGTGGTGGCGGTCGAGGAGGCGTTCACACATATCAAgcgcctgcaggaggaggagcagaagaaggcTCCTGGTGACGTGATGGACCCGCGAGAGGCAGCACAGGCCATTTTCCCATCCATGGCTCGTGCCCTGCAGAAGTACCTGAGGACCaccaagcagcagcactgcCACAGCATGGAGAGCATCCAGCAGCACCTGGCCTTCTGCATCACCAACAACATGACACCCAAG GCGTTCCTGGAGAGCTACTTGGCCCCGGGCCCCACCCTGCAGTACAGCCGGGACCACTGGCTGGCCCGTCAGTGGACGCTGATCAGCGAGGCGTCGGTCACCAGCGGCCTGAAAGACGGCTCCATCTTCCTGCTCAAGTGTGTGGACTTCAGCCTGGTGGTGACAACAAAGAAGATCCCGTATATCCAGATGTCGGAGGAATACATCGACCCCAAGTCACACAAGTTCGTCCTGCGGCTACAGTCCGAAACGTCCGTGTAG
- the LOC119015433 gene encoding calsequestrin-2-like, translated as MQQLWLHLLSGLCLRLVLPCSAEEGLEFPNFDGKDRVLDITERNYKKALKRYDLLCLFYHEPVPANKGLQKRFQMTELVLELTAQVLENKDIGFGMVDAQKDAKVARKLGLEEVGSLYVFKDDRVIEFDGELSSDTLVEFLLDVLEDPVEMINSAMELRAFERMEEDIRLIGYFKGEDSYYKAFQEASERFQPYIKFFATFDKSVAKHLSLKMNEVNFYEPFMEEPAILPGRPLSEMDIVEFVNQHRRATLRKLRAENMFETWEDDMDGIHIVAFAEEEDPDGYEFLEILKDVARDNTNNPELSIVWIDPDDFPLLTTYWEKTFKLDLFRPQIGVVNVTDADSVWLDMSNDEDLPTPEELEDWIEDVLSGRVNTEDDDESADEREHPDSYATEDSSESHDPDEEEDSDD; from the exons ATGCAGCAACTGTGGCTTCATCTACTATCTGGCCTGTGCCTTCGCCTGGTTTTGCCCTGCAGTGCCGAGGAAGGTCTCGAGTTCCCCAATTTTGACGGGAAGGACAGGGTGCTGGACATCACCGAGCGCAACTACAAGAAGGCTCTGAAGAGATACGATCTCCTGTGCCTGTTCTACCACGAACCAGTGCCCGCCAACAAGGGCCTGCAGAAGCGGTTCCAGATGACAGAGCTGGTGCTGGAG ctcACAGCTCAGGTCCTGGAGAACAAAGACATCGGTTTTGGGATGGTGGACGCCCAGAAGGACGCCAAAGTAGCCAGAAAACTAG GTCTGGAGGAGGTGGGCAGCTTGTACGTCTTCAAGGACGACCGTGTCATTGAGTTTGACGGGGAGCTCTCGTCAGACACACTGGTGGAGTTTCTCCTGGAT GTGCTGGAGGACCCGGTCGAAATGATCAACAGCGCCATGGAGCTGCGAGCCTTcgagaggatggaggaagacATCCGCCTCATTGGCTACTTCAAAGGAGAGGATTCAT aCTACAAAGCATTTCAGGAGGCCTCCGAGCGTTTTCAACCTTACATCAAGTTCTTTGCTACATTCGATAAATCC GTCGCCAAACACCTCTCCCTCAAGATGAACGAGGTGAACTTTTACGAGCCGTTCATGGAGGAGCCGGCCATCCTGCCCGGCCGGCCTCTGTCAGAGATGGACATCGTCGAGTTCGTCAACCAACACAGGAG GGCTACTCTGAGGAAGCTGCGGGCAGAGAATATGTTTGAAACATGG GAGGACGACATGGATGGAATACATATTGTTGCGTTCGCAGAGGAGGAAGATCCAG ATGGCTACGAGTTCCTGGAGATCCTGAAGGACGTGGCCAGAGACAACACCAACAACCCAGAGCTCAGCATCGTCTGGATCGACCCTGATGACTTCCCTCTG CTGACCACCTACTGGGAGAAAACCTTCAAATTGGACCTGTTCAGACCTCAGATTGGTGTCGTCAACGTCACAGAC GCAGACAGCGTGTGGCTGGACATGTCCAACGACGAGGACCTGCCCACCCCcgaggagctggaggactgGATAGAGGACGTCCTGTCAGGGAGGGTGAACACGGAGGACGATGACGAGTCTGCGGACGAGCGGGAACACCCGGACAGCTACGCCACGGAGGACAGCTCCGAAAGTCACGACCcggatgaggaggaagacagcGACGACTAA
- the poglut1 gene encoding protein O-glucosyltransferase 1, whose protein sequence is MERFCLWRFLILLQVCYLCLVSASGNQWKTFKDQISDAVKSYTPCNAANCSCHLSVLQHDLQPFRGKISEDVMAATLERGVGTHYQIIGHKLYREHNCMFPARCSGVEHFILEVIDRLPDLEMVVNVRDYPQVPSWVQPTLPVFSFSKTADYQDIMYPAWTFWEGGPAVWPIYPTGLGRWDLMRDDLKKSAAQWPWKKKESRGFFRGSRTSPERDPLIVLSREAPDLVDAEYTKNQAWKSERDTLGRPPAKEIPLVNHCKYKYLFNFRGVAASFRFKHLFLCGSLVFHVGDEWQEFFYPQLKPWVHYIPVKQDLSDVRELLQFVKENDAIAQEIARRGNEFILNHLRMQDVSCYWERLLTEFSRLLTYEAKLKNNYNQIVHRASKTEL, encoded by the exons ATGGAGCGCTTttgtctgtggaggtttttaatACTGTTGCAAGTGTGTTATTTGTGTCTGGTCTCCGCGTCAG GGAATCAGtggaagacatttaaagaccAGATTTCGGATGCTGTTAAAAGTTACACCCCATGCAATGCTGCAAACTGCAGCTGCCATCTAAG tgtcCTACAACATGACTTGCAGCCGTTTAGAGGGAAAATCTCCGAAGATGTCATGGCTGCGACCCTTGAAAGAGGAGTGGGCACCCATTACCAGATCATTGGACACAAGTTGTACAGGGAGCACAACTGTATGTTTCCGGCCAG gTGCAGCGGGGTGGAGCATTTCATCCTGGAGGTGATCGACAGGTTGCCTGACTTGGAGATGGTTGTAAATGTCAGGGATTACCCTCAAGTCCCCAGCTGGGTGCAGCCGACGCTGCCAGTCTTCTCTTTCAGTAAG ACAGCAGACTACCAGGACATCATGTACCCAGCGTGGACGTTTTGGGAGGGTGGGCCTGCTGTGTGGCCGATATACCCCACTGGACTGGGACGATGGGATTTGATGAGGGATGACCTTAAAAA GTCTGCGGCACAGTGGCCATGGAAGAAGAAGGAGTCCAGAGGATTCTTTAGAGGCTCCAG aaCCAGTCCCGAGCGTGACCCTCTGATTGTTCTGTCAAGAGAAGCTCCAGACCTAGTGGATGCAGAGTACACAAAGAACCAGGCCTGGAAATCTGAGAGG GACACACTCGGGAGACCGCCGGCCAAAGAAATTCCACTTGTCAATCACTGCAAGTACAA ATATTTATTCAACTTCCGCGGTGTGGCTGCCAGTTTCCGCTTCAAACACCTCTTTCTCTGTGGCTCCCTGGTGTTCCATGTGGGCGATGAATGGCAGGAGTTTTTTTACCCTCAGCTCAAGCCCTGGGTGCACTACATCCCAGTCAAGCAGGATCTCTCTGATGTCAG AGAACTACTACAGTTTGTCAAGGAGAATGACGCCATCGCACAGGAGATTGCCAGAAG GGGTAATGAATTCATCCTCAACCACCTGCGGATGCAAGATGTTTCCTGCTACTGGGAGAGACTCCTCACAGAGTTCAGCCGCCTTCTCACCTACGAAGCCAAGCTAAAGAACAACTACAACCAGATTGTTCACAGAGCCAGCAAGACAGAGCTATAG